In Erigeron canadensis isolate Cc75 chromosome 8, C_canadensis_v1, whole genome shotgun sequence, the DNA window CCCGATTCCAGCCAACTCGACCCGTTTAACCCCCGATTCCGATTCCGATTCCAATCCCGAGTTCCCGGCCGAGTCGGCTAAGTTTTACAACACcactatagatatagataggtattgagggtatttttgggatattgaaaaaattgcttaaatttctaaaaatagatttatagtttgtattataagcagtatagagtatagatatagatatagaagggTAAGTTTGGAACTTTAGAGATAAGGTGAGGGTactttagagaaaaaaaaatttgtttaatgtcttaatctaatcTCTTTATATAGGGGTATTAGAAGAGTAACCTTTAGATATCGGGAAATGCCAAAACGCTTCATATTACATAAGATCACAAATCATTGATTATCGTTAGTGTTATCCCTAAAATGGCTTAATTAGggtaatgatatatatgcttaaaaatagaCCTAAAAACATGCCTAATACATTCTATAAATGATACATGATACCACTCATTCCCTTTCTTAATATATTCTATAATCATGCCACATGTCAACCTTAGATGTTTAGACAGATATTTAGGCCTGTTATTTATTTAGacatatcaatcattttcctattaggtaataataatttcaaactatccatatatatatatatatatatatatataaacaaaatcaacactaatatttcataaaaagaaaatattaatatacatacataaccTTTATAATATAAGTTAAGATATACATACCTTAGAGAGACTTAATTGAAGTGGATTGAAAGAAGCCcaagatgatgacgatgatcagaggatttttttcactttttttgaACCGTATGATGATTGATGATTCGATTACATTATTTGGGAATTTTGAAAGTAACAAGTTCCGACACTACCCCCTTTGCTTCTATCTATCTTTTCTACAAACTCCCATGAGAAATTAGAGAGGCAGACGAAAGAGACttcacaattttcttttatagatTTAAGCAAAGAACGTAACATCCGGCTATAAATAGCCTTAATTACAAGGGAGATgaaataaagtaataaacaaCTACCCCCTAATTAAAACATGGAGGAACCGACTAGCAACATCCAAATCTACGTGCATGCTCACTAGTTCGGTATCATAATCTAGGGCCTTTTTCTCAAATGGAGCCCAAAAAACCCAAACTAATTTTTTCCCCAATTACGCAGGGACGACTGTCACAAAATCTTGATAAATGTAGTCACTAGTCATGCATCTCTAAATAATCTTAACGAGGTATATACCCGAATTTTGCCGCGGAAATAACatgtaaaatttataacatgttttcataaattttatattaaatatcacGTGAGTAATATTATGTGCATCGGTTAATTTTGAAAATGTAACAATTTAGAAAAATGATATGATGCAATtaactgataataataataataataataataataataataataataataataataaatattaggAAAACAGTTATCACATTAAAAGCtatataaatcaaaaacatAGAAGTTTTTtgtaactaaaataaatatagtatCAACAAGAATGAGGAAGCACCAGTTTTTTATTACGGAgatctcgagttcgagacataaGAAATACATACTAAggtatttcacaaataaagtcctccagtgaagcaTGTTTGAGTCCTGCAAATGAGGCAAAGTTTTATTACAATTAAATGTCATGtcttcgggcggtttagttgggggtttctcctcctactaggtattgagggtgatgAAGCTCTCTAACAcagatccggttaagacaatatAAGCTAAATTCTCTGTTGCGAACAAATGatccacacttaaaaaaaaaaaaaacaagaatgaGTAAAGTAAAAAGTCATATGATACGGACTATTGATCTATagaatacatgtatatatacggATGATTTGGACCCCTGTTTTCGAGTGATAACAAGTTCCAAGAAATACAAATTTGCCATCCTTTCAAGTGGACCTTTTGTTATATAAAGTTGGTTTACTAGATTGTGTGTATATGTACAGTCAATGGAAGATCCATGTTGTTTGATTGTGGAGTGGATTAAAAGAAGCCCGGGGTCATGTTGCTGATGACTTAATTCTATTATTTGAGAACTTTGCAACACCCTGATTTTTCCCCATTACTTACTAACCCTAATCAAAAAATTTATCATCTACATCCTCATTCAGTTTCTCCATGATTATTGATCTGAAACATCATACTAATTAGTAAGATTCGAGTATAACCAACTAATGAAGACATGGTAAGGAAAATTAATTCAGGTATTATTATGTCTCGCAACATCTTTTGCAACTAATTAGCTGTTGACTTGATGAATTTTCGTTCTCCATTAGCTGTTGACTTTTGGTAGGTTCATATGTTATCacatcttaatatataatttaacttttttttttcccttttcaaTGAATTAGATTATTACCTGCGTAATACGtgggaaacatatataattaatgacttgttaaatttttataatatcgaCCAttagttgacaaatatttaaccagatAAGAGTTAAACcattaaaaaacatgaagttacattagtggtcgTTTAGATTCCGGATAACAGTAATCAGACAGTTGAAAAATGaatacatcattttttaaaggttttgctaaataaagttttcgtttatttggatgtcttttatttatccggatatgtctgcattgtcattgtacttgtcCTTTAACGTTTTACtcgaataatttatttatacaataaaatcactaagcaatttaattatcaatctatatatcgcatgttgtgttaatctaagttaaagttatgcataatatcattgcaattttcatacaattatttttttgatatataattgtgatagcttactataaactccatatttgttttttaattctttattaaGAAGGACGGTTTAGCATCCGGtccggttttcaaaacattgatttaataaacgttatatgataaaaatcgtatacaaaatttatttttattttttgaaaagtcacaaaatttatttataaccaaaatttattcattatacaattaaaatcttaattaaaaatataatttaataaaaacgtattacattaaaaaaagaattttaatgtaaaaaaattaaaaattaattttaaagataaaatattagtttccataattatatcattaaaaacattaatttttaatgtctacaaacttaaataaggaaataataaaaatttaaattgattaaaataaaattaaatttaaacaagttaaaaaaggtatatgacatcaacatttgatctaatggctctaaTTAGAAGGGGAACTTCATCTAAGGGTCTGTACTTctccaattatgaattaaggtttctcttttatatatatttagagattgaGTTCATTGTAAAAATTCACCCCTTTTATAGACATACTATGCTTTAGAGAAAGTTGGTAGATGGAACTTTTTTGTGTCCATGTAGTCATCGCAAGAGTATGATACTTGAAAAGATCGATCAGATGAGTATAATCATCTAATGTGTTTACGGTTTTCAAAACAGTAATCAAAGTGGATATTTAACGAGGAAGTTCACAATTAATTAGTGGGCAAAGTGAAGTCCCTAATGGCTTAAGTAAATTAAGACCTCTGGCTAGGAGCTATAATTCTTTCAATGCTATCATGTGTTTAGCCAACATCACCTTTCTCACTCAAGGTTCTTATATATTGAGCATACGGATAAAATTACAAGATCGAACACAACAAAAAAGTTGTCTTCTCTGAATTCATGGCTGAGGTCGACAACAGTCAAATTATCAACACATGAGACATACTTACCAAAACCATATGCAAACGAATATTTACATCTACCTGTTTACATTGTGAACCAAAATCTATGAGCAACAATCCTGTATCATCTTACATTATCAAAACACTCTTTTTAAAGAGAGCAAAATAAACGACCCTGTTTATTCTTACATTATATATGTGACTACTGTTAGATTACGATTTCCTGTCCCGTAGTTTTGGTGAGTTTATATGGCCTGACCAGTTTTCTTCATCTATGCTATTAATATACATTGTTATTTATGTCACTCTATTTAAACATATCACTTAGCTGGTGCTCTCGTCAGCTCATCTCAAGCTTATGTTTAAAGCCAAATCTATGTTTACATTGCAGGTTAATGCAATAAAAATCACTAAGTTGTGCCTCCCACAAGTGGTTTTACTTCCCAGCTTGCTACTAGCTATTAGGATCAGCCCTCAGGTTACTGATTTGGTTGTAGCTTTTCGCTTTTGGGTATGCATATGATTTCAGTTTTATTCCAACGATAATTTGTTTTTTCTCAAgtacatattatatatcatgTAAGTCTGTGTCCAACCATGGAGTAGTTGTATTATGTATGTCAGTATGATCAGTAGCATATTCTACATTTAAAGATCATagtgtaatatatattattcacATGTTGGGATAAGTATATTGTTAGATATTAAAATAGTGTTAGATTTGATATTAATACTTTGTGTCTATATGACAACTTGTAATAAAAGAGGGGGCTTAATGAACATTAGTTCTCCTATAAAAACCCTCTCCCTTCATTCCATTTGTAACCTTTGATCCAAGTTCGGGGAGCTTCTTAGTACAGGACCAACAATAGATAACTTATTTTTGTCATGGAAACATAAATCCTCTAAATCGAAGTATTTGAGGTGGACTAATGTGGTTGGAATTACTTTTGGAACTCCAACTTGAGTAAAACACTTGAATCGTAACCAAAACGAAGATTAGCAAAGTAACTTTATTTTTCTCCAGGCAGAATCAATCATCAAACATAGAGAGAAGTATTATCAAACACAGCCTAAGTTTATATTCATGCCAACCCAAGAAAcccaaaattaaatattttttggatGTAACATTATAGGCTGTGAATCTGTGATACAATGTGTCAGTGGgtgtgttttctttctttttcttttttcggaAAGAGGGGGGAAGCTCCTGGATTTCGTTGATAACCAAGGTATATAGCTGAGCCTTTCGAAAGTGGACATTCCCTACTTTTAATCACCAACACATAGTTACATAGCCGAGTCTTTCAAAAGTGGACATTTTCTACTTTATTAATCATCTTTCGATAGTTCAATATATTTATGCAAAACTCTAAAATTAACAATATACGTTCTGCAACCAAATCTCTAAAATGCATCCAGCAGCATTTTATTACACAAGTATCAGCCTTTTACAGGGACCTTAACCTTTTGGTGTAATATGGTCACACACCACTAGCCAAATTTTTGTACCCTTTTATTACACAAGTATCAGCCAAATTTTTGTACCCTTTTATTACACAAGTCTCGAGGGAATGGAGGTACAAGTGGACCAAAATTCCTAAACTTAGGTTTAATATGTTTACTTTTGAAGTATCAATGGATGAGAATCAACTTTCTATTCTGGACCAAACAATTGGTGTAGCAAGTCAAAGGAAACATCTGACaaagatgtttaaattttttcacGCTATATACCAAGTTATGTTACTACACCAAGGTCCAATATATGAATTCACCCTTACCATGGACATGGATAACACCTGCTTTGAAATTGATCACATAATAGTGTATTTGTCAAGGAGCAATACTCTCAAGAAGTGCCATCTTAGCTTTGGGCCTCCTATTAAGTATAGGTTACCGTTGTCTTTTTTTTCGTTGCATAAGTTAACAGACCTATATATTAAGTGGTGTTGTCTTGACCACCAACCAACATTTTGTGGATTTGGTCGCCTCACAAGCTTATACATGATGAATGTGGACATCTCTACAAAATCTCTTTTACATCTGGTATCTAGTTGTCCATTACTTAACAAACTCGGTCTAGTAAGTTCTAACCATCTATCACTTCTTTATTGAACTATCAATCCTAAGTGCCTTTTACAACTTTTCTAAGCATTTTAACTTGTTTAGCATATAGAGGAATGTAATATTATCAGTAATGAACGTTCCACTATCAATGAGCTATTCCTGGTTTTACCACTGATTGAAGATCTGTCTACCTGGCATTGGATTGCCCAGGTAAAACTTATCTATGTATTTGCTGATTGATTATGCCTGCAGAAAAATGAAGTTATTTTTGCTAATATCTGTTTTTGCTATAATTGAAGTGTTTTTCTCAAGACGGAGTTCCAAAAGTGATCCCAACCACATTAGTCCACCTCAAATACTTCTCTTTATTTGATATGTGTTTCAGTGACGAAAATAAGTTATCCATTTTTGGTCATGTAATAAGAAGCTCCCCAAACTTGGAAAAACTTTCAGTAATGGTAAATATCATAACTCTATCATATGTCCTATCTTTGTTATTTCTTATTCCAATATACACTGACGCAAGGAATACAATATATACTGACATTTCATGTAGATGTTGCACTATCCATTTCCTGAGAATTTTGTGACCGACTCCATTACACTTGAAGATTATTCGGATATTTGGTTGGAACGTCTCAATGAGTTTGAGATTGTTGATTTTATAAACTTGGAGCTTGAAATGGAGTTTGTGAAGCTGATCTTGGCCAAGTCACCTGTGCTGAAGAAGGTGAGAATAACCCTTGATGATGAAGTTACCAAGGAGGAAGAGATGTTTATATTAAGAATTCTTTTACGCTGCCCAAATGTATCACCAGTTGTAGAAATCATTGTTGAGCGCTTCCCTATGGGTAAAACTGAAGTTgagtttcaatatatatatatatatatatatagggattagtttcctggaatgtaagaaactttgaacgaatgtctatagtaggaaataactaaaggtgtgtgtattgtatgtaaacaactcgaaataatatttattgtatgtaaaaaaacatatgtggcaaccatatacaggtccCACTTGTCATAtttcaagcattgatgatgaaattttgaaaacaacaaaacaaaaaatagttatattaataTCTATCTTctacatattaaaagtatggATACGGGTCTTTTTCAATTCGAATCTGAATCTTCTATGGTTTTAGGATCTAGAATATTTTTGTTAGATCTTGAATTGGTGGTGGTTTTATTTCATATGTGTTCAAACTTgaattgtttttgtttcttttgaaaAGTGTTCTAACTTGGTTTGTGGTGATGACAAATGAGAAGATGGTGATGAATGGTTGAACCTACTACCTTGGATCAGCCATTTCCTGCCACCACCATCATAGatcctttatttttatttaatttttttttttctggattTCTTATGACTTCAAACTTGgtattgataattttttttgtattagtaTCAATCCAACAAAGACACCCTGAGATGGAAGCTAAATGTTTTGGCTAAAGATAGAATCAGCACCCTCCCTCAGAACATAATAGAAACAATCTTATGTGATCTACATATAAGAGATGCAGTAAGGACTAGTGTTCTCTCAAAGAATTGGAGGTACAGTTGGACCCGAATTCCTAAACTTGTGTTTGTGGAGGATACGTTTGATAAAATAACTGGTAAAGATCAACTGTCTGTTATGGAGCAAGAGCTTCAATTGGAAGGCCTAGGAAAATGGAGGCTTGAGACATGTAAATTTCTCTATACTATATATCAAGTTCTGTTATTGCACCAGGGTCCAATACTTCAGCTCACCCTTGACATGCACGCAAGTGAATACGTACTTGAAATTGATCAAATAATACTACATTTGTCAAGGAAAAATACTGTCACTGAATTGAAGCTTCAATTTGATAGCAATGGCGACTTGTATATCTTACCTCTATCTATCTACTCATTGCATCAATTAACCAACCTACACCTCGATGGTTGTAAAATTCTCCATCCACTGACATTCAGTGGATTTGGTAGCCTTACAACCTTATACTTGGATGATGTAAGAATACGTGCAAAAACACTTCTACATCTTTTATCCAAATCTCCGTTACTTAAGAGAGTGACTCTGGTAAGTTTTTACTTGAATTTCTGTACTCATTGGTTTTACATTTTATCTGAATATTGTAATGCTGTTGCTGTAGCTATATGATCTTTACGATAATGACTACGTCCCTGTCCCCTTTATCGAGCTATTCGAGTGTTTACCGTTGATTGAACATCTGACAACTTCTGTGGCATTGTTTGACCTGGTAAATTTTATACTATTATGATATATCATTGATTCAACTTGAAACAAAAACTTTGCATGTTTAATCTTTGTTTTTGCCTATGCTACTAGTGTTTAAATAAAGATGCAGCTCCACAAAAGCTTCCAACCTCATTAGTCCACCTCAGATACATGTGTTTAGAAGATATACGTATTCCTGGCCATAATGGGTTATCGTGTCTTGCTCTCTTAATCAAACCCTCCCCAAACTTGGAGAAAATTAATCTTCGGGTAAGTAACACATGTTCATCTTAAATTCTTCTTGTTATGATGTCATGCTAATATATACTGACTCAAGAAATGCCGGTGCTTCCTGCAGAATCCGCAGATGTATAGAGGGGAGCAGTATATTGATGGAAACCCCATTACACTGGAAGATTATTCTGATATATGGCTAGAGCATCTGTATGAattgaatattatatattttgccaACCTGAAAACTGAGTTGGAGTTTTTGAAGCTAATCTTGGTCAAGTCACCTGTGTTAAAGAAGGCGAGAATAGTCCTCGACAAAGAGGTTACAAAGGATGAAGAGAATCAGTTATTAAGAAATCTCTTACGCGCCCCAAGAGTATCACCCATTGTAGAAATCATTGTTGAGCGTCGTTAGCTATATTAAACTGAAGTTGAATTTAAATATATGCCTGATGGCTGACGCACACAATTGGCTTCAAATCCTTTAGACCGTTAAAACTATTTGGTTACCTTATTTTGTATGGTAGTATGTTTAAGttgatgtttttctttttccagtCATTGACGTGAACATAAAGTTTCTATCTGTAATACTAGATGCAGTTTGTTTTCCTAAGATTTAATTGTGAAACACGTAAAAGGTGGCTAGGTTTCAACAACACCGGTGACTGTGTTTGCATATTGTAGATTTGTAGACAGGGGATATGAGTTCCCAGTAACCAGTCATTACATGGAAATGTGGCACTGTTATTTGTTAGCTTTAAAAACTTACCTGTTTTTGGTTCGTCTCCCTATCCACGAACTTATACATTTTCACATAACACATAATTAACTTGAAATTAAGGGCTTTGAATCCTTATATAATTGGTGTGTTACaacaaaacacaaaatataaTTACGATCTCATTGAACATTTGAACTATTAACCTAAAGTCACATaacacaaaatataattatgataatacATCCTTAGAAATGACACCTATTGGGCCTATTGCTCACAATACAAGATTTTTTCAAAGGTTTTAATGTTACGctatattgattttattttataagaatATAATTATTGGTACCAACTACCAACCATATGCTCCCCCTCAAAAATCATCCATACCCAACCCATTTAATAACTGTGTCGAAAAGTTGAACCTAAATTTGACTCGCCTAATAAACAGTTGGGTCGACCTTTGTTTTGACAAAACCCATATTGGAAGATATGCATATGTCAAGTATCTCTAaacatatgtaatattttgaacATACACGTTAAATCTTAGGAAGAGCTATAAGAACGAAAACACAAAATTTGTTGCTGCATTTTGAAGTTAACAAATGGATGGGGGATATTTAACCCGTTTGTcggtaaataactaaatataaagGGGTTGACAGGTTGTAAAGGAGTTTCAATAGCCAACCCAAACCCATGTACCCAACCTATTAATTAAACATACTAATCGAGTAGTCGTGTTGACTCGTTTATGACCCAAACCTAATCAGTCCTGGGCCAAATCTGCTTATTTTTGTTTCGGGTTGTTTCGGAAGTTGCCATCACCTAGTATTTACTCGTTACCATGTATTTCAAATACTGTATATCTCCCTTATCTAGTGGTAGCAAGTTCCAGTGGCATACATATCATGATTCTTTATTTCCTGACACATAAACTCTCTACCTACAACACTTCGATCGGGGCAAATTTGCTTCAAGGACAAAGAGTACTTGCCTCAAAGCAATAAgttgatattttgattttgatacttGTTTCTGTTTCTAATCTCGTTAGCATAAACCGACTCAAAGTTTAAGTTTACCTATTAAGGAACATGCCGACACCAAAATGTAAACTGTAGGAATTAATCTTGACTTTAAGGTTACTAAATGGGTTGATTTAATTAGTGCATGGAATAAGAAGTAGAAGTAGCCAGTCGACATATCGAAGATGTGCATGGAGTTACTTCTATGATTTAATTAGTAGTAGAttttattgtttagtttatgGGTAAGTCTATTTGTTTTAGAACGAGTCATTGTATTGACCGAATCTAGTGGAAATATCCGTTGGTTATTAGCACGTTAGGAAGATATGGTCATGTCCACCATTTCTTTAGGAAAGTCAGTTGAGTCAGTGGGCTATATATAGCCATCTATG includes these proteins:
- the LOC122610791 gene encoding F-box/FBD/LRR-repeat protein At1g13570-like, whose product is MDENQLSILDQTIGVASQRKHLTKMFKFFHAIYQVMLLHQGPIYEFTLTMDMDNTCFEIDHIIVYLSRSNTLKKCHLSFGPPIKYRLPLSFFSLHKLTDLYIKWCCLDHQPTFCGFGRLTSLYMMNVDISTKSLLHLVSSCPLLNKLGLECNIISNERSTINELFLVLPLIEDLSTWHWIAQCFSQDGVPKVIPTTLVHLKYFSLFDMCFSDENKLSIFGHVIRSSPNLEKLSVMMLHYPFPENFVTDSITLEDYSDIWLERLNEFEIVDFINLELEMEFVKLILAKSPVLKKVRITLDDEVTKEEEMFILRILLRCPNVSPVVEIIVERFPMGKTEYQSNKDTLRWKLNVLAKDRISTLPQNIIETILCDLHIRDAVRTSVLSKNWRYSWTRIPKLVFVEDTFDKITGKDQLSVMEQELQLEGLGKWRLETCKFLYTIYQVLLLHQGPILQLTLDMHASEYVLEIDQIILHLSRKNTVTELKLQFDSNGDLYILPLSIYSLHQLTNLHLDGCKILHPLTFSGFGSLTTLYLDDVRIRAKTLLHLLSKSPLLKRVTLLYDLYDNDYVPVPFIELFECLPLIEHLTTSVALFDLCLNKDAAPQKLPTSLVHLRYMCLEDIRIPGHNGLSCLALLIKPSPNLEKINLRNPQMYRGEQYIDGNPITLEDYSDIWLEHLYELNIIYFANLKTELEFLKLILVKSPVLKKARIVLDKEVTKDEENQLLRNLLRAPRVSPIVEIIVERR